The DNA window aagatggcttcatttggatgaaacatggccgtaacaacgataatagatggcaacaaaattcaacatcaaatttcaaggccattgaattagtgcaagatgcctttatttggatgtaacatggccgtaacaacgataatagatggcaacaaaattcaacatcaaatttcaaggccattgaattagtgcaagatggcttcatttggatgtaacatggccgtaacaacgataatagatggcaacaaaattcaacatcaaatttcaaggccattcaaatagttcaagatggtttcatttggatgaaacatggccgtaacaacgataatagatggcaacaaaattcaactttaatttcaaggcctttgaatgagtgcaagatgcctttatttggatgtaacatggccgtaacaacgataattttttttctttggcacaacaaccactgtcggtcaagggcctgccaagtacccactagtgaagtgagcttggctttcagtgacttattgttaccatagcaggatagtcagtcctacgtatgggagcacggtctattcggggcttgaacccatgacgggcatgttgttaagtacgttaacaacgataatagatggcaacaaaattcaacatcaaatttcaaggccattgaattagtgcaaaatggcttcatttggatgtaacatggccgtaacaacgataatagatggcaacaaaattcaacatcaaatttcaaggccattgaattagtgcaagatggcttcatttggataaaacatggccgtaacaacgataatagatggcaacaaaattcaacatcaaatttcaaggccattgaattagtgcaagatggcttcatttggatgaaacatggccgtaacaacgataatagatggcaacaaactcaacatcaaatttcaaggccattgaaatagtgcaaaatggcttcatttggatgaaacatggccgtaacaacgataatagatggcaacaaaattaaacatcaaatttcaaggccattgaattagtgcaagatggcttcatttggatgaaacatggccgtaacaacgataatagatggcaacaaaattcaacatcaaatttcaaggccattcaaatactgcaagatggcttcatttggataaaaaatggccttaacaacgataatagatggcaacaaactcaacatcaaatttcaaggccattgaaatagtgcaagatggcttcatttggataaaacatggccgtaacaacgataatagatggcaacaaaactcaacatcatatttcaaggccattcaaatagtgcaagatggcttcattgggatgaaacatggccgtaacaacgataatagatggcaaaaaactcaacatcaaatttcaaggccattcaaatagtgcaaaatggcttcatttggataaaacatggccgtaacaacgataatagatgacaacaaaattcaacatcaaatttcaaggccattcaaatagtgcaagatggcttcatttggatgaaacatggccgtaacaacgataatagatggcaacaaactcaacatcaaatttcaaggccattcaaatagtgcaagatggcttcatttggatgaaacatggccgtaacaacgataatagatggcaacaaaattcaacatcaaatttcaaagccattcaaatagtgcaagatggcttcattgggatgaaacatggccgtaacaacgataatagatggcaacaaaattcaacatcaaatttcaaggccattgaatttgtgcaagatgcctttagtTGGAtggaacatggccgtaataacgataattttttttctttggcacaacaaccactgtcggtcaagggcctgccaagtacccactagtgaagtgagcttggctttcagtgacttattgttaccatagcaggatagtcagtcctacgtatgggagcacggtctattcggggcttgaacccatgacgggcatgttgttaagtacgttaacaacgataatagatggcaacaaaattcaacatcaaatttcaaggccattcaaatagtgcaagatggcttcatttggataaaacatggccgtaacaacgataatagatggcaacaaactcaacatcaaatttcaaggccattgaaatagtgcaaaatggcttcatttggataaaacatggccgtaacaacgataatagatggcaacaaaattcaacatcaaatttcaaggccattcaaatagtgcaagatggcttcatttggatgaatcatggccgtaacaacgataatagatggcaaaaaaactcaacatcaaaattcaaggccattgaaatagtgcaatatggcttcttttggatgaaacatggccgtaacaacgataatagatggcaaaaaaactcaacatcaaatttcaaggccattcaaatagtgcaagatgacttcctttggatgtaacatggccgtaacaacgataatagatggcaacaaaattcaactttaatttcaaggcctttgaatgagtgcaagatgcctttatttggatgaaacatggccgtaacaacgataatttttgttttctttggcacaacaaccactgtcggtcaagggcctgccaagtacccactagtgaagtgagcttggctttcaatgacttattgttaccatagcaggatagtcagtcctacgtatgggagcacggtctattcggggcttgaacccatgacgggcatgttgttaagtacgttaacaacgataatagatggcaacaaaattcaaatttcaaggccattcaaatagtgcaagatggcttcatttggatgaaacatggccgtaacaacgataatatatggcaacaaaattcaacatcaaatttcaaggccattgaattagtgcaagatgcctttatttggatgaaacatggccgtaacaacgatattttttttttctttggcacaacaaccactgtcggtcaagggcctgccaagtacccactagtgaactgagcttggctttcagtgacttattgttaccatagcaggatagtcagtcctacgtatgggagcacggtctattcggggcttgaacccatgacgggcatgttgttaagtacgttaacaacgataatagatggcaacaaaattcaacatcaaatttcaaggccattcaaatagtgcaagatggcttcatttggatgagacatggccgtaacaacgataatagatggcaacaaactcaacatcaaatttcaaggccattgaaatagtgcaaaatggcttcatttggtaaaacatggccgtaacaacgataatagatggcaacaaaattcaacatcaaatttcaaggccattcaaatagtgcaagatggcttcatttggatgaatcatggccataacaacgataatagatggcaaaaaactcaacatcaaaatttcaaggccattgaaatagtgcaatatggcttcatttggatgaaacatggccgtaacaacgataatagatggcaaaaaactcaacatcaaatttcaaggccattcaaatagtgcaagatgacttcctttggataaaacatggccgtaacaacgataatagatggcaacaaaactcaacatcaaatttcaaggccattcaaatagtgcaagatggcttcatttggatgaatcatggccgtaacaacgataatagatggcaaaaaaactcaacatcaaaattcaaggccattgaaatagtgcaatatggcttcatttggatgaatcatggccgtaacaacgataatagatggcaacaaaactcaacatcaaatttcaaggccattcaaatagtgcaagatgacttcatttggatgaaacatggccgtaacaacgataatagatggcaaaaaaactcaacatcaaatttcaaggccattcaaatagtgcaagatggcttcatttggatgaatcatggccgtaacaacgataatagatggcaaaaaaactcaatatcaaattttaaggccattgaattagtgcaaaatggcttcatttggatgtaacatggccgtaacaacgataatagatggcaacaaaattcaacatcaaatttcaaggccattcaaatagtgcaagatggtttcatttggatgaaacatggccgtagcaacgataatagatggcaacaaaattcaactttaatttcaaggcctttgaatgagtgcaagatgcctttatttggatgaaacatggccgtaaaaacgataatttttttctttggcacaacaaccactgtcggtcaagggcctgccaagtacccactagtgaagtgagcttggctttcagtgacttattgttaccatagcaggatagtcagtcctacgtatgggagcacggtctattcggggcttgaacccatgacgggcatgttgttaagtacgttaacaacgataatagatggcaacaaaattcaacatcaaatttcaaggccattgaattagtgcaagctggcttcatttggatgaaacatggccgtaacaacgataatagatggcaacaaaattcaacatcaaatttcaaggccattcaaatagtgcaagatggcttcatttggtaaaacatggccgtaacaacgataatagatggcaaaaaaactcaacatcaaatttcaaggccattcaaatagtgcaagatggcttcatttggatgaatcatggccgtaacaacgataatagatggcaaaaaaactcaacatcaaaattcaaggccattgaaatagtgcaatatggcttcatttggatgaatcatggccgtaacaacgataatagatggcaacaaaattcaacatcaaatttcaaggccattcaaatagtgcaagatggcttcatttggatgaatcatggccgtaacaacgataatagatggcaaaaaaaactaaacatcaaaatttcaaggccattgaaatagtgcaatatggcttcatttggatgaaacatggccgtaacaacgataatagatggcaaaaaactcaacatcaaatttcaaggccattcaaatagtgcaagatgacttcctttggataaaacatggccgtaacaacgataatagatggcaaaaaactcaacatcaaatttcaaggccattcaaatagtgcaagatggcttcatttggatgaatcatggccgtaacaacgataatagatggcaaaaaactcaacatcaaaattcaaggccattgaaatagtgcaatatggcttcatttggatgaatcatggccgtaacaacgataatagatggcaacaaaactcaacatcaaatttcaaggccattcaaatagtgcaagatgacttcatttggatgaaacatggccgtaacaacgataatagatggcaaaaaaactcaacatcaaatttcaaggccattcaaatagtgcaagatggcttcatttggatgaatcatggccgtaacaacgataatagatggcaaaaaactcaacatcaaatttcaaggccattgaattagtgcaaaatggcttcatttggatgtaacatggccgtaacaacgataatagatggcaaaaaaactcaacatcaaatttcaaggccattcaaatagtgcaagatggtttcatttggatgaaacatggccgtagcaacgataatagatggcaacaaaattcaactttaatttcaaggcctttgaatgagtgcaagatgcctttatttggatgaaacatggccgtaacaacgataatttttttttctttggcacaacaaccactgtcggtcaagggcctgccaagtacccactagtgaagtgagcttggctttcagtgacttattgttaccatagcaggatagtcagtcctacgtatgggagcacggtctattcggggcttgaacccatgacgggcatgttgttaagtacgttaacaacgataatagatggcaacaaaattcaacatcaaatttcaaggccattgaattagtgcaagctggcttcatttggatgaaacatggccgtaacaacgataatagatggcaacaaaattcaacatcaaatttcaaggccattcaaatagtgcaagatggcttcatttggtaaaacatggccgtaacaacgataatagatggcaaaaaactcaacatcaaatttcaaggccattcaaatagtgcaaaatggcttcatttggatgaatcatggccgtaacaacgataatagatggcaaaaaactcaacatcaaaattcaaggccattgaaatagtgcaagatggcttcatttggatgaatcatggccgtaacaacgataatagatggcaaaaaactcaatatcaaattttaaggccattgaattagtgcaagatggcttcatttggatgtaacatggccgtaacaacgataatagatggcaacaaaattcaacatcaaatttcaaggccattcaaatagtgcaagatggtttcatttggatgaaacatggccgtaacaacgataatagatggcaacaaaactcaactttaatttcaaggcctttgaatgagtgcaagatgcctttatttggatgaaacatggccgtagcaacgataattttttttctttggcacaacaaccactgtcggtcaagggcctgccaagtacccactagtgaagtgagcttggctttcagtgacttattgttaccataacaggatagtcagtcctacgtatgggagcacggtctattcggggcttgaacccatgacgggcatgttgttaagtacgttaacaacgataatagatggcaacaaaattcaaatttcaaggccattcaaatagtgcaagatggcttcatttggatgaaacatggccgtaacaacgataatagatggcaacaaaattcaacatcaaatttcaaggccattgaattagtgcaagatgcctttatttggatgaaacatggccgtaacaacgattattttttttctttggcacaacaaccactgtcggtcaagggcctgccaagtacccactagtgaagtgagcttggctttcagtgacttattgttaccatagcaggatagttagtcctacgtatgggagcacggtctatttggggcttgaacccatgacgggcatgttgttaagtacgttaacaacgataatagatggcaacaaaattcaaatttcaaggccattcaaatagtgcaagatggcttcatttggatgaaacatggccgtaacaacgataatagatggcaaaaaaactgaacataaaatttcaaggccattcaaatagtgcaagatggcttcatttggatgaatcatggccgtaacaacgataatagatggcaaaaaactcaacatcaaaattcaaggccattgaaatagtgcaatatggcttcatttggatgaatcatggccgtaacaacgataatagatggcaacaaaactcaacatcaaatttcaaggccattcaaatagtgcaagatgacttcatttggatgaaacatggccgtaacaacgataatagatggcaaaaaactcaacatcaaaattcaaggccattgaaatagtgcaatatggcttcatttggatgaatcatggccgtaacaacgataatagatggcaacaaaactcaacatcaaatttcaaggccattcaaatagtgcaagatgacttcatttggatgaaacatggccgtaacaacgataatagatggcaaaaaaactcaacatcaaatttcaaggccattcaaatagtgcaagatggcttcatttggatgaatcatggccgtaacaacgataatagatggcaaaaaaactcaatatcaaattttaaggccattgaattagtgcaaaatggcttcatttggatgtaacatggccgtaacaacgataatagatggcaacaaaattcaacatcaaatttcaaggccattcaaatagtgcaatatggtttcatttggatgaaacatggccgtaacaacgataatagatggcaaaaaattcaacatcaaatttcaaggccattcaaatagtgcaagatggcttcatttggatgaatcatggccgtaacaacgataatagatggcaaaaactcaatatcaaattttaaggccattgaattagtgcaaaatggcttcatttggatgtaacatggccgtaacaacgataatagatggcaacaaaaatcatcatcaaatttcaaggccattcaaatagtgcaagatggtttcatttggatgaaacatggccgtaacaacgataatagatggcaacaaaattcaactttaatttcaaggcctttggaggtgcaagatggctttatttggatgtaacatggccgtaacaacgataattttttttctttggcacaacaaccactgtcggtcaagggcctgccaagtacccactagtgaggtgagcttggctttcagtgacttattgttaccatagcaggatagtcagtcctacgtatgggagcacggtctattcggggcttgaacccatgacgggcatgttgttaagtacgttaacaacgataatagatggccacaaaattcaaatttcaaggccattcaaatagtgcaagatggcttcatttggatgaaacatggccgtaacaacgataatagatggcaacaaaatttaacatcaaatttcaaggccattgaataagtgcaagatgcctttatttggatgaaacatggccgtaataacgataatttctttttttctttggcacaacaaccactgtcggtcaagggcctgccaagtacccactagtgaagtgagcttggctttcagtgacttattgttactgttggaaacatttgtaaggttccaATATCTGTCAGACCAGGCGATGTTTTGATCCGGtttcaaaacatataaaaagggagaaaaaccgCGAAATCGAACCTTAACGACAAAAGCGAGCAAGTGTACAAACGATTAtaagagagagaataaaaaaacactaattttttggcactGCGTTGAAGTAGCCTAAAGAATTTAATTCTCTCACTTTTTTACACGGGAAACTAACGTTTTccaacattccaaaaaattaCTTGTTTAACAGTTTACAAGCTAATTCGTCGCGAGTCGTATAACCGAATCGATAAAGTACCGCGTAAGTGAGTTACACCCGCGTCCGcgtagtgaaaacaataaaacttaaTGGGAAGTTTACGAAGGTTGAGAACCGAACAATGGATCAAGCACGGAATTTGCATTACGATGTACAGGAGGCTTATTCCACTCCTGTGACGAGTCATGCGACAGGGCACAACGGCGTTCAAACTCCAAGAGCGTCGTCAAGCTCGGTTCCGGAACGCGATGCTGTGAAAAATATTCCGCTGGAAGCAGGCACAAGCCGGTACGCTACGGGCGGTAACGCAATACCGCAAAGGCAGGAGCGGGACGAGACAGCGTTGGATGCAAGATCCAGGACATCGACCGTCAGTATCGGTGAGTCAGTGAAGGGCAACGGCATTTCGAGCCAAAGTGTGGTCAAGGAGGTGCGTGAAAAGCCGCGAATGTCGTTCGAAGAACGACGGCAACGAGCTGCCGACATTAGGCACGAGCTTCAAGAGCTGCTAGAAATGCATGAGCTCGAAAAGGCGGAAGAATGGTGCCGGGAAACTGACCGTTTGGGGGCACCAAGATCAGCACCGCTAGTACACGAGTATGGTAGGGTACGCGAACCTGATTTCGACGAATGGGTTCGCGGAATGGAAAATTCGTTGCAAATCAGTGATAGGAGAGAAATCGGACCGGCTCGGGTTCAAAACCCTCCGATACAGGTTCACGACCCAAACAATAATGGCGTGCGGATGACGTACGGCAATGGCGACTACGCTGCACAGACGGCGTCATATGGCAGGCGTGGCGAACACGCAATGTACAGAGAACCAGCAATGTACGAAGAATCCGGTGCTTACAACGAAGGCGAGTTATTGACCGAACGTTCGATGCTAGGAAAACGCACATTGCACGATGAACGCGTAATGTATAATGAACGCACAGGGTTTGATGAGCTGGGAATGTACGACCGAAGGGGAAGCGCACACTATGCCACAGGACGCTCTTCGTATGCGCCACACACCACTGCACACACAACGAACACCAGCGAACACATTTCTTAACCAAAGCCAAGTAACAGCTCGAAACGGTTTCCCACGGGATCTGCCGAGTTTCTACGGATCCGTAGATGAGTGGCCACGATTCATATCGACATATAATCGAACCACTATTTCCTGCAACTACACTGATGGCGAAAACCTTGAGAGGCTGCAGCACTGCCTCAAAGGTACTGCGTTGGATATAGTCGGTCACTTGTTACTGTTTCCGGAAGGTGTGAAAGCGGCTATTAACACTTTGAAAGCTCGTTTCGGAAGGCCGGATTTGATTGTGGATCGGACGgtggagaaaataaaaatgatggcAGCACCCAAAATGGAACGACTAGATACCGTTGTTGAGTTCGGTTTTGCGGTGAAAAGGTTGATAGCGACGGTGCAGGCTTCTGGATTGGTGGATTACATCCACGACGTTATGCTGCTGAAGGAGCTGGTAAAAAAGTTACCACCTGTACTGTGTATGGAATGGGCACGACTCCGAAAGCGATTGCGATCAGTGAACTTGTACCAGTTCGGAATGTGGATCGGCGAGCTTGCGGATGATCTGTGCGCGGTTATCGACATGCCCGAAGCCAGCACGGAGCAAGCTGAGAGAAGCGCACCACCCGTGCGTCATAATGTGCAACGGCACGCGCCACATCGACCCACGGCAATGCAGCCTCACCGTACCGTTCCATATGTACGTACTACTCCTGCTTACTGTAACGCCGTGGTACTCCAGGATGAGTCCAGCAGCGGTGTACCTTCATCGAGCAGCCACCCGGAGTCATCGTCGTGTATCCTCTGTGGGGGGACGTGCGTGTCGTTGAGCGCCTGTGAGAAGTTTCTCAGGACTACGGTAGCTGCAAGGAGGGCGTTCATCAACGAACGCAAACTGTGTCGCAGATGTCTCGAATACCACAACGGAAGATGCAACATCACAACTCCTTGTGGCGTAGATGGGTGCAGTATCTTGCATAATTCACTGCTGCACCAGGAAGGCACCCATGGTAACTCCGGTATGTctaatgaaacaaataataattattttaatacacATTCAGGAGTGAACGAGAGCGTGCTGTTGAAGTACGTACCAGTGACGCTGTACGGGCCACGAGGAAAGGTGGAAACATTCGCCTTCATCGACGATGGCTCGACGTCAACGTTTATGGACCATGGGTTGATGGACGAACTTGGTCTTGAAGGCACGCCCCACCCTGTCCAGCTTCATTGGACCGGTGACGTTACGAGAGAGGAAAGGGACTCGGTACAACTCTCGGTTAAAATATCGGGTAGACAGGGTTCGGCCACGCCGTATCTGCTAACCGACGTTCATACCGTTAAGGAATTGGCTCTCCCGAGACAATCGGTCAACACTTCCCAGCTTGCGGCAAAATATCAGCACCTACGGGGACTTCAGCTGCCGTCGTATGCGGATGCAGCACCACGCATCCTCATAGGGATAGACAATTGCATCCTTGGGCGTTCGTTGAAATGCGTTGAAGGGAAATGGGGGCAGCCGATCGTCTCAAAAACTCGCCTAGGATGGGTAGCGTATGGGCCCTGTCCGATAGCGACCAATACACCAGGAGTTTCTTTGCAAGCTTTCCACACACGGGTACGCGAGAGTTCCGTCGATCTCGTGGCTGTTGAGTTGAATGCACGATCTTCGCCGCGAATCATTGACGTCAAAGGTGCAGAGCGTAGAAAGGTCGAAATTAGGGAACCAATTCGAGTGACAGCGGTACCGTGTATAGAAATGCGTTTCATAGAAAACACGGTATTTGGTACATCGCCGCGTTGTACACATCTAAGGAAAGACAGGATTGTTGTCTTAGACGGTTCACCAGGATGTAGAAGAAAACACTATACTCACTTGCCAATAGAAACGGCCAAAGAAGACGGTAAACAGGATAAACACCGGAGCGCCGATAACAATGCGGATTCGATGAATGTGGTGCGGTTGATTGAAGATAGTTACACGCATCGAAATCTTACTCGAATAGGCAGAATAGATTCGGAAAGGTCGAAGCGAATTACGAAAACACCAGCTGAAAAGAATTAGCGAGATAATTAACTGAACCGCGTATGAACTTACCTTTAGAAGCGTCGGCCGGGTAGAACCGCGTGTATGCACATTTCATTGTAGCGCGGAAGTAAACAAAGCAACGGAACAAGAGTCTGACAGATATGCGAGAGTGCGACAGCGAAAGCTTCACACTCGGGGGACAATGTTGgaaacatttgtaaggttccaACATCTGTCAGACCAGGCGATGTTTTGATCCGGtttcaaaacatataaaaagggagaaaaaccgCGAAATCGAACCTTAACGACAAAAGCGAGCAAGTGTACAAACGATTATAAGAGAGAATAAAGAACactaattttttggcactGCGTTGAAGTAGCCTAAAGAATTTATTTCTCTCACTTTTTTACACGGGAAACTAACGTTTTCCAAcagttaccatagcaggatagtcagtcctacgtatgggagcacggtctattcggggcttgaacccatgacgggcatgttgttaagtacgttaacaacgataatagatggcaacaaaattcaaatttcaaggacattcaaatagtgcaagatggcttcatttggatgaaacatggccgtaacaacgataatagatggcaacaaaattcaacatcaaatttcaaggccaatgaattagtgcaagatgcctttatttggatgaaacatggccgtaacaacgatattttttttttctttggcacaacaaccactgtcggtcaagggcctgccaagtacccacttgtgaagtgagcttggctttcagtgacttattgttaccatagcaggatagtcagtcctacgtatgggagcacggtctatttggggcttgaacccatgacgggcatgttgttaagtacgttaacaacgataatagatggcaacaaaattcaaatttcaaggccattcaaatagtgcaagatggcttcatttggatgaaacatggccgtaacaacgataatagatggcaaaaaaactgaacataaaatttcaaggccattcaaatagtgcaagatggcttcatttggatgaatcatggccgtaacaacgataatagatggcaaaaaaactcaacatcaaaattcaaggccattgaaatagtgcaatatggcttcatttggatgaatcatggccgtaacaacgataatagatggcaacaaaactcaacatcaaatttcaaggccattcaaatagtgcaagatgacttcatttggatgaaacatggccgtaacaacgataatagatggcaaaaaaactcaacatcaaatttcaaggccattcaaatagtgcaagatggcttcatttggatgaatcatggccgtaacaacgataatagatggcaaaaaactcaatatcaaattttaaggccattgaattagtgcaaaatggcttcatttggatgtaacatggccgtaagaacgataatagatggcaacaaaaatcaacatcaaatttcaaggccattcaaatagtgcaagatggtttcatttgga is part of the Anopheles arabiensis isolate DONGOLA unplaced genomic scaffold, AaraD3 Autosomal_pericentromeric_contig0001, whole genome shotgun sequence genome and encodes:
- the LOC120908245 gene encoding uncharacterized protein LOC120908245; amino-acid sequence: MKANVSTFPRGPYSVTDIPELPWVPSWCSSELCKILHPSTPQGVVMLHLPLWYSRHLRHSLRSLMNALLAATVVLRNFSQALNDTHVPPQRIHDDDSGWLLDEGTPLLDSSWSTTALQ